The genomic stretch CCCCATCGCAGTCATCCCCGGAGACGGCATCGGCAAGGAGGTGGTGGCCGAAGGCGTCAAATGTTTGAACGCCCTCTCCGAGATCTTCGAGTCGATCCGTTTCGAATTTCAATTCTACCCATGGGGAAGCGAATACTACCTTCAACACGGTAGGATGATGCCCGAAGATGGCCTCGATGTTTTAAAAGGTTTCGAGGCCATCTATCTGGGGGCGGTGGGCGACCCCAGGGTCCCCGATGACGTGACCCTCCATGGCCTTCTCCTCCCCATCAAATTCGGGTTCGACCTCTATGTGGGCCTCCGGCCGGTCTATCTCTTCCCAGGGGTGGAATGCCCACTTTCGGGGATCTCCGAAGGGGAAATTGATATCGTGGTGGTCCGTGAGAACACGGAAGGGGAGTACTCGAACATCGGCGGCATCGTCGGCATTGGAGAACATCAGCAGGCCCTGCAGGGAGCCCTCTTCACCCGGAAGGGGATCGAAAGGATCGTCACCTTCGCCTTTGATTATGCAAGAGAGAGGGGGAGGAAGAAGGTCACCTCCGTCACCAAATCGAACGCCCAGCGATACGGGATGGTCCTCTGGGATAGGATCTTCAAGGAGGTCTCCTCTCTCTACCCTGAGATCCGGACGGAATCGAAACTGATCGATGCGGCCTGCATGGAGGTGGTCCGAAACCCGAGGGGATACGACGTGATCGTGGCCTCTAATCTCTTTGCCGATATCCTATCGGATCTTACGGCTGCGGTCACAGGGGGGCTGGGGCTTGCCCCAGGGGCCAGCTTCAATCCCAAAGATCGGACCTATCCAGGGCTTTTCGACCCTGTCCATGGCTCCGCCCCGGATATCGCTGGAAAGGGGTTGGCCAATCCCATCGCCGCCATCCTGACGGCCAAGATGATGCTCGATTATCTCGGAGAGGCCGAGGCGGGAAGCCTTCTCTATCGGGCGGTGAGCCAGAATTTGGCTGAAAGACGGGTGAGGACCATCGACCTCGGAGGCCGGTCAAGGACGGAAGAGGTAGGAGACGACATCGTCCGAATCCTACGAACCCTGTAGCCTCTCCCAAAACGGGTTGGTTTCACTCGAGGTCCGCCGAAAAGACCGAGGGGTCTGTTTCAAGAGGGGGCCTTGGTCATGACTTGATGGATCGGCGGATCTCCTCGGCCGTCTTCCTTATTTCCGAGATCACCCTCTCCATCTTCTGGTCGTCGAGGCTGGAGGTGAAACCGACCGCCCAGATGGCCGCAAAACCCTGAGGACCAAGGGGGATGGGCGCGGCCACCGCCCTCACGCCCACCAGATACTCCTCGTCGTCGATCGCATACCCTTTGACCCTCGCCTCCTGGGCCTCCCTCAAAAAACGCTTCGGCTCCGTGATAGATTTCGGGGTGAATTTTGTGAGCCCCACTTTCTGGACAATCTCTTTGGCCTTCTTCTCGTCCAACTGACTGAGGAAGGCCTTACCGGTGGCTCCGGCCAGCAGGGGGAGCCGGGTCCCTGGGGGGGAGGTGATCTTCAACTCCTTGGGGGACTCCACCACATCGAGGATGGTGATGTGATCCCCGTTCAGGATGCCGAGGAAGATCGTCTCTCCCACCCTCTCCATCAACCTCTCCATCGGCCCCCTGGCGATCTCCCTCAGTTCGATCTTCCCATAGGCCCTTCTGCCGAGTTCCAGAAGGGTATATCCGACGTGAAATCGTTTGTCCACGGGGTTGCGGACCAGAACGCCCAGGGCTTCGAGGGCCGAGGTGATCCCGTGGACGGTGCTCTTTCCGATCTTCAATTGTTTGGCCAGTTCGCTCACGCCCAGGCCGCTCGAAGAGTCGGCGATCGCTTGAAGGATTTTAAAGGCCTTCTGGACGGAGGGGGCGGCGTAGGAGGTCTTCTTCATGCGTTCACCATGTTGAACTTTACAACCATTGATAGCCCATCTCCCCCCTGTTTGTCAATATCGACGTTGGGTTTCTTGCCATTAATTCTTGACAAGAGGAAGGGATGTGCTATGATTAAGGTAAATTTGGTTGTTCATTATGAAGAACTTCGTTGCGGGAGGGCCCGAGATGGAAAAACCCCTAAGCCCACCACCGATCCGAAGAAAACCCCGTCGTCCCCAGCAGGAGTGGAAGGAGATCATCGCCCTCTATCTCTATCTGGCGGGAATGGGAGCGGGCTCGTTCCTGGTGGGCCTCCTGATACACTGGGCAGGCACTCCTTTGAATCCCCTCTCCACCCCTTCCTTCGAACTCTTGGGCATTCCCGTCGACCTCACCAAACTTCCCATCCTGTGGGGTCCCATCATGGTCTCCATCGGCGCCCCTTTTCTCATCCTCGATCTGGGGATCAAGTGGAGATTCATGTATGCCTGTCTAAATCCCCGGACCTCCTGGGTCGCCCGGGGGTTTATCATCCTTTCGGTCTTCATCGTCTTCGGACTCTTCGTCCTAATCCGGGCCCTTCTACCTGCGGATTGGCTGAAGGGAACCTCTCCCCTCTGGCGGATCCCCGAAGCCATCGCCTTTGTCTTTGCCTTCTGGACTGCCCTCTATACCGGCATTCTTTTAAAGGCGACGAAATCCGTCCCCCTCTGGAATACGCCCCTCCTCCCCCTCCTTTTCTTCACCTCCGCCCTCTCGACCGGCACGATGGCCATCATCCTCTCTCTCCTGGGAACGGGCTCGCTCTCTTATGCAAGCCCAGCGATGAAGATCCTGATGTACGGGGAACAGATCTTCATCGTCATCGAAGGGATCGTTCTTTATCTCTTCCTTTCCCGTCGTTACCGAAGCTCGGAACAGGGGAAGGATTCGGTCCACCTTCTCGTCCGGGGGGATTTTCGCTATCTCTTCTGGGGAGGGATCATCCTTCTCGGGTTTATTTTTCCGGTCTTGCTCGAATGGTTATCGAAGGCGTTTCAGAGTCCAGCGGTCCT from Thermodesulfobacteriota bacterium encodes the following:
- a CDS encoding isocitrate/isopropylmalate dehydrogenase family protein translates to MRRVHPIAVIPGDGIGKEVVAEGVKCLNALSEIFESIRFEFQFYPWGSEYYLQHGRMMPEDGLDVLKGFEAIYLGAVGDPRVPDDVTLHGLLLPIKFGFDLYVGLRPVYLFPGVECPLSGISEGEIDIVVVRENTEGEYSNIGGIVGIGEHQQALQGALFTRKGIERIVTFAFDYARERGRKKVTSVTKSNAQRYGMVLWDRIFKEVSSLYPEIRTESKLIDAACMEVVRNPRGYDVIVASNLFADILSDLTAAVTGGLGLAPGASFNPKDRTYPGLFDPVHGSAPDIAGKGLANPIAAILTAKMMLDYLGEAEAGSLLYRAVSQNLAERRVRTIDLGGRSRTEEVGDDIVRILRTL
- a CDS encoding IclR family transcriptional regulator; amino-acid sequence: MKKTSYAAPSVQKAFKILQAIADSSSGLGVSELAKQLKIGKSTVHGITSALEALGVLVRNPVDKRFHVGYTLLELGRRAYGKIELREIARGPMERLMERVGETIFLGILNGDHITILDVVESPKELKITSPPGTRLPLLAGATGKAFLSQLDEKKAKEIVQKVGLTKFTPKSITEPKRFLREAQEARVKGYAIDDEEYLVGVRAVAAPIPLGPQGFAAIWAVGFTSSLDDQKMERVISEIRKTAEEIRRSIKS
- the nrfD gene encoding polysulfide reductase NrfD; the protein is MEKPLSPPPIRRKPRRPQQEWKEIIALYLYLAGMGAGSFLVGLLIHWAGTPLNPLSTPSFELLGIPVDLTKLPILWGPIMVSIGAPFLILDLGIKWRFMYACLNPRTSWVARGFIILSVFIVFGLFVLIRALLPADWLKGTSPLWRIPEAIAFVFAFWTALYTGILLKATKSVPLWNTPLLPLLFFTSALSTGTMAIILSLLGTGSLSYASPAMKILMYGEQIFIVIEGIVLYLFLSRRYRSSEQGKDSVHLLVRGDFRYLFWGGIILLGFIFPVLLEWLSKAFQSPAVLWMAGLSLLTGGFFLRLGLIRAGVKEQIPMQRWLEFQHGLIPSLKFGPAIRSNSSPQEIKSSKPL